One genomic segment of Spirochaeta cellobiosiphila DSM 17781 includes these proteins:
- a CDS encoding substrate-binding periplasmic protein — protein MKKILFLVYLFVTGMGTLIAQSSINLSSIESQTNALSEIILEEAYTKLGIELTFTILPPERALASSNSGATDGEVHRIKGTEKSYPNLVMVPVPINSVEGLAITKNLDLTITGWESIRPYKIGIRRGIKYIENGTKGMDVEFNTTDEALLQKLIADRIQVAVESRLDIISILKSPKYSQLQILEPPLQSIKLYHFLNKKHSSLIPQITKVLEEMEKSGRIKEITDNYISSL, from the coding sequence ATGAAAAAGATACTATTTTTAGTCTATTTATTTGTTACAGGAATGGGAACATTAATAGCTCAGAGCTCTATTAATCTTAGCTCTATTGAAAGCCAGACGAATGCATTGTCCGAAATAATTCTTGAAGAAGCTTATACAAAGTTGGGTATAGAGCTTACATTTACAATTCTTCCACCAGAACGTGCTCTGGCAAGTTCCAATTCTGGAGCGACAGATGGAGAAGTTCATAGGATTAAGGGTACAGAGAAAAGCTATCCCAACCTTGTAATGGTCCCTGTTCCTATCAATAGTGTTGAGGGTTTAGCTATAACCAAGAACCTTGATCTTACTATTACAGGATGGGAATCCATACGTCCCTACAAAATTGGGATACGAAGGGGAATAAAGTATATTGAAAATGGAACTAAAGGTATGGACGTTGAGTTTAACACCACTGATGAAGCACTGTTGCAGAAATTAATTGCCGACAGAATTCAAGTCGCTGTGGAAAGTCGACTTGATATTATCAGTATTTTAAAATCGCCAAAATATTCTCAATTGCAGATTCTAGAACCACCATTACAATCTATTAAGCTTTATCATTTCTTGAATAAAAAACACTCTTCACTGATTCCACAAATCACAAAAGTATTAGAAGAAATGGAAAAATCAGGTAGGATTAAAGAGATAACAGATAACTATATTTCTTCCCTATAG